The stretch of DNA TTATTTTGACATTCAACGCTCTTAGACATCATTGAATTCCTTGGAACTTTCCTAGTGTTGTTCCTATCCATTTCTCAATTCTTACTTGCAATAAAAACCCTCCTAAGTATCCATTCATACATATCCTTCTCAACCAAACCAAAGCAACAACTTTGTcatcttcttttcttttgtgTTTGCTTATGATGATGTTAGGCAAAAGCTTTAAACAAGTTCCACAAACATACCATGGAAGACATGTTGGGCACACAAAAGGGTGTATTGCAATAAAGGTGGGTCATGGAGAAGATCAACAAAGATTTACAGTACCATTGAATTACCTGAATCACCCACTTTTTGTTAAGCTACTTAAGGAGGCAGAGGAAGAGTATGGTTTTGCTCAACAAGGAACTATAATTATCCCTTGTCAAGTTGAGGACTTTAAGGACATTCAACACATTATTCATGCCGACAATAAGTTACTCCAACAC from Cicer arietinum cultivar CDC Frontier isolate Library 1 chromosome 3, Cicar.CDCFrontier_v2.0, whole genome shotgun sequence encodes:
- the LOC101492295 gene encoding auxin-responsive protein SAUR32-like, with protein sequence MLGKSFKQVPQTYHGRHVGHTKGCIAIKVGHGEDQQRFTVPLNYLNHPLFVKLLKEAEEEYGFAQQGTIIIPCQVEDFKDIQHIIHADNKLLQHQHPLVGCFRA